The Syngnathus typhle isolate RoL2023-S1 ecotype Sweden linkage group LG1, RoL_Styp_1.0, whole genome shotgun sequence genome includes a window with the following:
- the LOC133163669 gene encoding uncharacterized protein LOC133163669 isoform X4 — MSAMMSAEPEEGVKGGREDIIQRRPSIVMLQNMLKKIPQSSTINQQQDAAANVTTDNELTQNGAHQSNPQSVASTNPFYSYHMESENKYGGVEDDRQKASHQARGYGDFVPLPEFQRSPLDWQGNVVTVSEAQKDLTQNSFHYMSNSFLSSGPADEQHRNITPSSAESPPENFFKSLQSKSLQDLLQDSSEDFNLEALSSGKVSDKPRGVLPDPFRPSPNTPEDLFVSPAENPFYSASSTASHLFQANGDKLSYSGLSGSDLDVFSPSSNVSSPIAKELFRDGGSTSEQFGATTPDGGKNFFTTLGDGGLAKSDLSEGALLSKYSDAGHDVVLTTPQGSKHKILQPTPFSQARNRSVSSDSSPTEPKHLTLTRRPPKPLPRSRPPKLGKPPVPDKSTKPAFVLEPELSGPPKPPPKPSKALPVSVIGAAGEPQGKKVDFEVFEDILLIGQEKCVEDWPEDSPQLLPDFKPSGKLRLRRESLKLKMDSEEAATGDVQDDAGVQVKRKDKKFLLVSRRNSKDKLPDDVKDGRSWTLPSQGKASKDNFYEMNLPVKREDGEQSWSEGKKKPLKTKVNQLLRRASTSLVQHHPSKDDGDDLKKRMNTKEYTLKWHSQEAMFDKGEEDEAARAQLDVADTYSGSKGKKKLKMKFGPQKGFSRSLEEQPQGAYGYTPRKDSKDREDPFFGGADMWQEHNFEDEEEIKSLPSNNQEEVPAFLSKQNRFPAEQLDYEAPNATDDFTAKKKFKAPVPLPRKSKPSYSSPASGEPLAFGDAAVAQASWAGNWTDEDDVSLSGRQHGDPVVDYNYRQDELGLPKRKKGKHKVFRKHKSKNKAWEGPVEDVAVNHLSEAAQAEWLAAQKDERMAAGLEDGEGEGDGDTDSLMEWWHTVKKWDEVPSDEDTKQPDESQSFTVLADKVNRGLRVFNKIFTERAEIFWQHVMKLHALADHLNTFHQKAKAAGITGSTTAAVGGVTAIAGLALAPFTFGASLIVTAVGVGVATAGGITSASATISDNVNHMQERKKVEAVLQEYESDFRILAEILHFVNHGLYKLRGHPFLRSGTQHYSEDWEVRKAVQMISLVDSPVLRAMDVTDAILQLLQGLQGGMDKYFRDNKNLKRAFKKEVVARIKEAANVLNDGVVELNAIREELQKAIGNF, encoded by the exons ATGAGTGCCATGATGAGCGCG GAGCCCGAGGAGGGGGTGAAGGGCGGTCGGGAGGACATCATCCAAAGACGACCC AGTATTGTGATGCTGCAAAACATGCTCAAGAAAATCCCCCAAAGCTCAACCATCAATCAGCAGCAG gaTGCCGCAGCGAACGTGACCACTGACAATGAGCTGACACAG AATGGAGCACACCAGTCGAACCCTCAG TCTGTGGCCAGCACTAACCCCTTTTATTCCTATCACATG GAATCCGAGAACAAGTACGGCGGAGTCGAGGATGATAGACAGAAAGCGTCGCACCAAGCGCGAGGCTATGGCGACTTTGTTCCTCTGCCTGAATTCCAACGTTCCCCTTTGGATTGGCAAGGAAATGTCGTCACAGTTTCTGAAGCTCAGAAGGACTTGACCCAGAATAGCTTCCATTATATGTCGAACAGCTTTTTGTCAAGCGGGCCTGCTGACGAGCAACATCGCAACATAACCCCGAGCTCAGCGGAAAGCCCTCCTGAGAACTTCTTCAAGAGCTTGCAGTCAAAGAGCTTGCAGGACCTTTTGCAAGATTCCTCGGAGGATTTTAACCTCGAGGCACTTTCATCGGGAAAAGTCTCGGATAAGCCTCGCGGTGTCTTACCGGATCCCTTTCGGCCTTCTCCCAACACGCCGGAGGATCTGTTTGTCTCTCCAGCGGAGAATCCGTTTTATTCTGCCTCGAGCACCGCATCACATTTGTTTCAGGCAAATGGAGACAAACTGTCTTATTCCGGATTATCTGGTTCTGATCTGGATGTGTTCTCCCCTTCTTCAAACGTCTCGAGCCCAATAGCGAAGGAGCTATTCCGTGACGGCGGCAGCACGAGCGAGCAGTTTGGTGCAACGACGCCCGACGGCGGCAAGAACTTTTTCACAACGCTTGGCGACGGCGGGTTGGCCAAATCGGACCTCTCGGAAGGGGCGCTCCTATCCAAGTATTCCGATGCGGGACATGACGTTGTGCTCACCACTCCTCAAGGAAGCAAACACAAAATCCTCCAGCCGACCCCCTTCAGTCAGGCCCGCAATCGGAGCGTGTCGTCAGACTCGTCTCCGACCGAGCCGAAGCAC TTGACGCTCACCAGGCGCCCGCCAAAGCCGCTTCCTCGTTCCAGACCTCCCAAGTTGGGGAAGCCCCCCGTTCCGGACAAGTCCACCAAGCCGGCCTTTGTG TTGGAGCCCGAACTCAGCGGTCCACCGAAGCCTCCTCCAAAACCGTCAAAAGCTCTCCCTGTTTCGGTCATCGGTGCCGCAGGCGAGCCTCAG GGCAAGAAAGTGGACTTTGAAGTCTTTGAGGACATCCTGCTGATTGGACAG GAAAAGTGCGTAGAAGACTGGCCAGAAGACAGTCCTCAACTCCTTCCCGACTTCAAACCG TCGGGAAAACTTCGACTCCGTCGCGAATCCCTCAAA CTCAAGATGGACTCTGAGGAAGCAGCAACAGGAGACGTTCAGGATGACGCCGGAGTGCAAGTCAAG AGGAAGGACAAGAAGTTTTTGCTGGTGTCCAGAAGAAACTCAAAG GACAAACTACCTGATGATGTGAAGGACGGCCGGAGCTGGACTTTACCCTCTCAGGGGAAGGCCTCAAAG GACAATTTTTACGAGATGAACTTACCAGTCAAGAGAGAAGATGGAGAGCAAAGTTGGTCTGAGGGCAAA AAAAAGCCTCTGAAGACAAAAGTCAACCAACTGCTCAGGCGGGCGTCAACCAGCCTCGTCCAGCACCATCCGAGCAAG GACGATGGCGACGACCTGAAGAAAAGGATGAACACGAAAGAATACACTCTGAAATGGCACTCTCAG GAAGCCATGTTTGATAAAGGTGAGGAAGATGAGGCGGCGCGAGCGCAGCTGGACGTGGCCGACACCTACTCCGGCAGC AAAGGCAAAAAGAAGCTCAAGATGAAGTTTGGCCCTCAAAAAGGATTTAGCCGTTCTCTGGAAGAGCAGCCCCAGGGCGCATATGGGTACACCCCCCGCAAGGACTCAAAG GACAGAGAAGATCCGTTTTTTGGTGGCGCGGACATGTGGCAG GAGCACAACtttgaagatgaggaggagataAAAAGTCTGCCTTCCAACAACCAG gaGGAGGTGCCTGCCTTTCTTTCCAAACAAAACCGATTCCCAGCAGAGCAGCTGGATTACGAAGCACCGAATGCGACGGATGACTTCACCGCG aaaaagaaGTTCAAGGCCCCGGTCCCGTTGCCGCGTAAATCAAAGCCCAGCTACAGTTCACCTGCATCGGGCGAGCCGTTGGCATTTGGCGATGCTGCTGTCGCGCAGGCGTCCTGG GCGGGCAACTGGACAGATGAGGACGACGTCTCCTTAAGCGGAAGACAACACGGGGATCCCGTCGTGGACTACAACTACAGACAGGATGAGCTGGGCCTTCCCAAACGG AAAAAGGGGAAGCACAAAGTCTTCCGAAAGCACAAATCAAAG AACAAAGCGTGGGAAGGCCCGGTCGAGGATGTGGCAGTCAACCACCTGTCTGAGGCAGCGCAG GCCGAGTGGTTGGCGGCACAGAAAGATGAGCGCATGGCGGCGGGACTGGAGGACGGCGAGGGCGAAGGCGACGGG GACACGGACAGCTTGATGGAGTGGTGGCACACGGTAAAAA AGTGGGATGAGGTGCCATCGGACGAAGACACCAAACAGCCTGACGAATCCCA GTCCTTCACCGTTTTGGCCGACAAGGTGAACCGAGGCCTGCGCGTGTTCAACAAGATTTTCACGGAACGCGCCGAGATCTTCTGGCAGCACGTGATGAAGCTCCACGCCCTCGCCGACCACCTCAACACATTCCACCAGAAAGCCAAAGCGGCCGGTATCACGGGCAGCACCACGGCGGCCGTCGGGGGCGTGACAGCCATCGCCGGCCTGGCCCTGGCCCCGTTCACCTTTGGCGCCTCGCTCATTGTCACGGCAGTCGGGGTAGGTGTGGCCACCGCCGGAGGGATCACTTCCGCCTCTGCCACCATCTCGGATAACGTCAACCACATGCAGGAGCGCAAGAAG GTGGAGGCGGTGCTGCAGGAGTACGAGTCGGACTTTCGCATCTTGGCCGAGATCCTTCACTTTGTCAACCACGGCTTGTATAAACTTCGCGGTCATCCTTTCCTCCGCTCCGGCACGCAGCATTATTCTGAGGACTGGGAGGTGCGCAAGGCGGTGCAGATGATCAGCTTGGTGGACTCGCCCGTCTTGCGAGCCATGGATGTGACGGACGCCATCTTACAGCTGCTTCAAGGACTTCAAGGCGGCATGGACAAGTACTTCAGGGACAACAAGAACTTGAAAAGAGCCTTCAAGAAGGAAGTGGTGGCTCGTATCAAAGAGGCAGCCAACGTGCTGAATGACGGCGTAGTTGAGCTCAACGCCATCAGAGAGGAGCTCCAGAAGGCCATCGGCAACTTTTAA